The following proteins are co-located in the Bubalus bubalis isolate 160015118507 breed Murrah chromosome 21, NDDB_SH_1, whole genome shotgun sequence genome:
- the DAG1 gene encoding dystroglycan, translated as MRMSVGSSLPLPLWGRTFLLLLSVAVTESHWPSEPSEAVRDWENQLEASMHSALSGLHEAVPTVVGIPDGTAVVGRSFRVTIPTDLIASNGEVIKVSAAGKEALPSWLHWDLQSHTLEGLPLDTDKGVHYISVSAARLGANGSHVPQTSSVFSIEVYPEDHSEPQSLRAASPDPGEVVSSVCAADEPVTVLTVILDADLTKMTPKQRIDLLRRMRGFSEVEPHNMKLVPVVNNRLFDMSAFMAGPGNAKKVVENGALLSWKLGCALNQNSVPDIRGVEVPARKGTMSAQLGYPVVGWHIANKKPPLPKRIRRQIHATPTPVTAIGPPTTAIQEPPSRIVPTPTSPAIAPPTETMAPPVRDPVPGKPTVTIRTRGAIIQTPTLGPIQPTRVSEAGTTVPSQIRPTMTIPGYVEPTAVITPPTMTTKKPRVSTPRPATPSTDSSTTTTRRPTKKPRTSRPVPRVTTKAPITRLETASPPTRIRTTTSGVPHGGEPNQRPELKNHIDRVDAWVGTYFEVKIPSDTFYDNEDTTTDKLKLTLKLREQQLVGEKSWVQFNSNSQLMYGLPDSSHVGKHEYFMHATDKGGLSAVDAFEIHVHRRPQGDKAPARFKAKLTGDPAAVTNDIHKKIALVKKLAFAFGDRNCSTITLQNITRGSIVVEWTNNTLPLEPCPKEQITALSRRIAEDDGKPRAAFINALEPDFQAMSITVTGSGSCRHLQFVPVAPPRRVPSEAPATEVPDRDPEKSSEDDVYLHTVIPAVVVAAILLIAGIIAMICYRKKRKGKLTLEDQATFIKKGVPIIFADELDDSKPPPSSSMPLILQEEKAPLPPPEYPNQSVPETTPLNQDTVGEYAPLRDEDPSAPPYQPPPPFTAPMEGKGSRPKNMTPYRSPPPYVPP; from the exons ATGAGGATGTCTGTGGGCTCATCGCTGCCGCTTCCCCTCTGGGGGAGGACCTTTCTCCTTCTGTTGTCTGTGGCCGTGACTGAGTCCCACTGGCCCAGTGAACCTTCGGAGGCCGTCAGGGACTGGGAGAACCAGCTCGAGGCGTCCATGCACTCAGCACTCTCAGGCCTCCACGAGGCTGTTCCCACGGTGGTTGGCATTCCTGATGGCACGGCTGTCGTCGGACGCTCATTTCGAGTGACCATTCCAACAGATTTAATTGCCTCCAATGGAGAAGTCATCAAG GTATCAGCCGCGGGGAAGGAGGCCTTACCATCCTGGCTGCACTGGGACCTGCAGAGCCACACCCTGGAGGGTCTCCCCCTTGACACCGATAAGGGGGTGCATTACATTTCAGTCAGCGCTGCACGACTGGGGGCCAACGGGAGCCACGTCCCCCAGACTTCCAGCGTGTTCTCTATCGAGGTCTACCCTGAAGACCACAGCGAGCCGCAGTCGCTGCGGGCGGCCTCACCGGACCCCGGCGAGGTGGTGTCCTCGGTCTGTGCTGCCGATGAGCCCGTGACCGTCCTGACAGTCATTCTGGACGCTGACCTCACCAAGATGACCCCAAAGCAAAGGATCGACCTGCTGCGCCGGATGCGGGGCTTCTCTGAAGTTGAGCCGCACAACATGAAGCTGGTACCCGTGGTGAACAACAGACTGTTTGACATGTCGGCTTTCATGGCAGGCCCAGGCAACGCAAAGAAGGTGGTGGAGAACGGGGCCCTGCTCTCCTGGAAGCTGGGCTGCGCCCTGAACCAGAACAGTGTGCCTGACATTCGTGGTGTGGAGGTCCCCGCCAGGAAGGGCACCATGTCTGCGCAGCTCGGCTACCCTGTGGTGGGCTGGCACATTGCCAACAAGAAACCCCCTCTGCCCAAACGCATCCGGAGGCAGATCCATGCCACGCCCACGCCTGTCACGGCCATTGGGCCCCCCACCACAGCCATCCAGGAGCCACCGTCCAGAATTGTGCCCACCCCCACGTCTCCAGCCATTGCTCCTCCAACCGAGACCATGGCTCCTCCGGTCAGGGACCCTGTTCCCGGGAAGCCCACAGTCACCATTCGGACTCGAGGTGCCATTATTCAGACCCCAACCCTTGGCCCCATCCAGCCCACTCGGGTGTCAGAAGCTGGCACCACAGTTCCCAGCCAGATCCGCCCAACAATGACCATTCCTGGTTACGTGGAGCCCACAGCAGTCATCACCCCTCCTACGATGACCACCAAGAAGCCACGAGTGTCCACGCCCAGACCAGCCACACCTTCTACTGACTCCTCTACCACCACCACTCGAAGGCCAACCAAGAAGCCGCGGACATCCCGACCGGTGCCCCGGGTCACCACCAAGGCACCCATCACCAGACTGGAAACTGCCTCCCCGCCGACGCGCATCCGCACTACCACCAGCGGGGTACCCCACGGAGGGGAACCCAACCAGCGTCCAGAGCTCAAGAACCACATCGACAGGGTGGACGCCTGGGTCGGCACCTACTTTGAGGTGAAGATCCCATCGGATACCTTCTACGACAATGAGGACACCACCACTGATAAGCTGAAGCTGACCCTGAAGCTTCGGGAGCAGCAGCTGGTAGGCGAGAAGTCGTGGGTGCAGTTCAACAGCAACAGCCAGCTCATGTATGGCCTGCCAGACAGCAGCCACGTGGGCAAGCACGAGTACTTCATGCACGCCACGGACAAGGGGGGCCTGTCGGCGGTGGATGCCTTTGAGATCCATGTCCACAGGCGCCCGCAAGGGGACAAGGCCCCTGCACGCTTCAAGGCTAAGTTGACAGGTGACCCTGCAGCCGTGACGAACGACATTCACAAGAAGATCGCCCTGGTGAAGAAGCTGGCCTTTGCCTTTGGGGACCGCAACTGCAGTACCATCACCCTGCAGAACATCACCCGGGGCTCCATCGTGGTGGAGTGGACCAACAATACCCTGCCCCTGGAGCCCTGCCCCAAGGAGCAGATCACGGCGCTGAGCCGGAGGATCGCTGAGGATGACGGGAAGCCTCGAGCCGCCTTCATCAACGCACTGGAGCCTGACTTCCAGGCCATGAGCATCACAGTGACGGGCTCTGGCAGCTGCCGGCATCTCCAGTTTGTCCCAGTGGCGCCGCCCAGGAGGGTGCCCTCGGAGGCACCAGCCACGGAGGTGCCAGACCGGGACCCCGAGAAGAGCAGCGAGGACGATGTGTACTTGCACACGGTCATCCCGGCCGTGGTGGTGGCGGCCATCCTGCTCATCGCGGGCATCATTGCCATGATCTGCTACCGCAAGAAGCGGAAGGGCAAGCTCACCCTGGAGGACCAagccaccttcatcaagaagggGGTGCCCATCATCTTTGCGGACGAGCTGGACGACTCCAAGCCCCCGCCCTCCTCCAGCATGCCACTGATCCTGCAGGAGGAGaaagcccccctcccccctcccgaGTACCCCAACCAGAGCGTGCCCGAGACCACTCCCCTGAACCAGGACACCGTGGGAGAGTATGCGCCCCTGCGGGATGAGGATCCCAGCGCGCCGCCCTACCAGCCCCCGCCGCCCTTCACAGCCCCCATGGAGGGCAAGGGCTCCCGGCCCAAGAACATGACCCCCTACCGGTCGCCCCCTCCCTACGTGCCCCCTTAA